One stretch of Eretmochelys imbricata isolate rEreImb1 chromosome 1, rEreImb1.hap1, whole genome shotgun sequence DNA includes these proteins:
- the LOC144268417 gene encoding leukocyte cysteine proteinase inhibitor 1-like — protein sequence MSSENIGEWPEALRATPQIQEITNKVKPQLEEKVHKEYPVFVAVIYRQLTLCGGTHYLIKVSISDSNNECVHLYVVQILTHVLLEPELTKYQLKKTIADPLEPF from the exons ATGTCATCAGAAAATATTGGAGAATGGCCGGAGGCCTTGCGTGCAACCCCACAAATCCAAGAAATTACTAACAAG gtgaagcctcagctggaagaAAAAGTGCATAAGGAATATCCAGTCTTTGTAGCTGTAATATATAGACAGCTGACCCTGTGTGGTGGAACACACTACCTCATTAAG GTCTCCATCAGCGACAGCAACAATGAGTGTGTACACTTGTACGTGGTACAAATCTTAACTCATGTCCTACTGGAGCCAGAACTCACCAAGTATCAGCTGAAAAAAACCATAGCTGATCCACTGGAGCCATTTTGA